GCGGTCTTTTCAGCGAAGGCATGGAACACCGAAGGCGCAGTCCCCATGTACGTCGGAGCCCCGAAAATGATGGCGTCGGCCTCGTCGATGAAACTCCAGGACTCCTCAGTGAGTTCATCCACCCGCAACAGAGCCGCGGTGGCACCGGCCGAGACGGCAGCGGCAACCACTGCGTCCGCCAGGACTTTGGTGTGGCCGGAGCCTGAATAGTAAACAACTGCAATTGCCGGATTGGCCATGGTTATCCTCACTGTTTGGGCTGGGTCTTTGGGTCTTGAAGGACGTCGGTTCTTTTGATTTTTTGTGGCTAGACGGCAAGCTGAAGGGCCAGCTTTTCGGTGACTACGCTTGACACCGCCCGGGCAGTGCCTGCCTCCGCGAGCTCGAATTCGTCTACCCGCACGCCGAACTTGTTGCTAAGGATCACGGCGGCTTCAACGAGTGAGAGTGAATCGATGTCCAGGTCCGCGAACGGGTCGTCCGGGCCGATGTGGCTCAGCTCGTCCATGGTGGAACGGATCGCATCGACGACGTCCAGAGCAGTGATTTCCATTGGTTT
This genomic interval from Arthrobacter sp. FW306-2-2C-D06B contains the following:
- a CDS encoding acyl carrier protein, encoding MEITALDVVDAIRSTMDELSHIGPDDPFADLDIDSLSLVEAAVILSNKFGVRVDEFELAEAGTARAVSSVVTEKLALQLAV